GATTGATCCACTGGACCTTTTATAGGAGAGTTCCACCTAACAAGAGCCTCTGCTCCTACTATTTTTTTACCTTCTATTAGATACTGGGGCTGAAATTTTAGCTCAAATTCTTCATCAAAGCTTATACTATTTAGCAATATTTCTATGTAGTTTCTATCCTGAATCATGCTTTTTATATCACTATAAAAAACGTACTTTTCAGATGTATCTTTTTTTGCTGCTTCTAGTGCTGCTTCTGATTGCATGATAAAATCATCAGCCAAAATTTCACTAGTTTGTGTCGAACTAATCCCTATTTTCGCATCAAGTACAATTTTATAATCATCTATAACGATTGGCTCTGAAATAGCTTTTAGTAGATAATGTAAAAATTCCCTGCAATGAATGTCTTCATTTTGCTTGACAACAACGATAAAGTCATCTCCGCCAGATCTTGCAAATAAGGAATCGTTTGGTGGCAATATTGACTCAATATTTGAAGCAAACTTTGCTATTACATCATCGCCTATATAATGCCCATATGAGTCATTTATCGCTTTAAAATGGTTTATGTCAATACTATAAATATCTATCTTTTCGCCAAGTGCCTTTGACTTTATCATCTCTTCAAGCCTTGCGATAAAATACTGGCGATTTAGAGCATTCGTTAGATAATCATATTTACTGATCCTTTGTAGGTGCCTATTTGTCTCTTCAAGCTCTTTTACTTTACTTTCTATCTGATTATTTAACACTTTTTTGATATGTATTTCACGTTTAATTAAAATATCCATCTTTCTAACGTTAGAAAATGTATAAGATAATGCCCCGTATGCAAGCAAAGTAACTAAAATAGAAAATAACCATGTCAAATTTATCTTCCAAGAGTACAAGATCATAATTGTCAAAAATGCGGCAAAAACAAATAGCTTTTGTATTAAAATTTTATCAAAATCGTTTCTGAGTGCCCTAAATTTTAGATTTGCCTCGCCCTCTCTTAAATGAAGCGCAGCAACAAACAACATAAAAAATGAACTCTTAAATACAATGTCGTATCCAAAAAAGGATATTTCATCTATCCAAAAATCCATTGTAGTGGTAAAAACATCATAAGTGCTTATTGCAATAAGCGCTATCAAGCATAAAAGTATAGATAGCCTTCTTTTTGAAAATCTGAGTGAAAAAAATGCAATAAATGAAGTACAAAACATAAATAAATCTATGGCAATGTAACTTAGATTAAAAAAATCTTTTTGGCTTAAGACTTGAGTTAAATTTCTATTAAAAATCATAAACCACATAAAGCTAAAATATATTGCGGAAATAGAAACTGAGTCCACAAATACTTGCATTAAAAATAAATTTTTCAAATTTTTAATCAAAATATAAAAAGCAGAAAATGCAAACATAAAATATGAGACTACGTATGAGATTTGTATAAAATTGACTTTAGAAAGAAATTGTTTAAGAAAATCAACCTTATCATATAGCATCCACATAGTGTCTGATGCTACCCAACAAGTAAGGCCTAGTAATATATATATCCAATATGTTTTTAAATTTCTTGTCTCTTTTAGCTTTAAAAAGATAAATAATGTGATCATAAAATCAAATAGAGTAGTAATTATGTCTTCATAAAAACCACTAGCAATAAAATAACTAACAACATATACACAAAAAAGTATCAACATAAATACAAAAGATACTTGATTTTCGTTGCTTATTTTACTTATCATGTTCCGTCTTTATCTATCTTTCTCTGCCTTTTTGGCTAAGCTTTGCCATCTTTGCCACTCGCCACTTTCATCGACGTCGTTGCCGATAGCTTCGTATCTAGCGTAAAAATGCTCAACAAATTTCTTGCACTCTTCATCTTTTGGCAGATAGCTTAGTTCATCTTTTTGGCAAAATTTCTCCAAAAATGTGCTCGCATCAACTTTTTCAGCGTATATTTGTGCTAGGTTAAAGTAGTTCTCTAAGCAAATTTCTTTAAATTTAGCGTAAGCTTGCTCGCTCATATCCACGCTTAGTTTGCCATCAAATTTAAGCACTCCAGCTCTAAAAAGCAAGCTAAGATGTATGAGTCCCTCGCAGTAATAAGCCCTCACCTCATCGACCTTTCGCCACGCGATAAGCCCAACAGCACGAGCTATTAGCTCATGAAAAACGGCCATTTTATACTCCGCCTCTTCGTGCAAGAAAAAATTTACTAACCCACCAGTCGTCGCCTTATACTCTTCTATAAATTTAAAGACGCCACTTTTATTCATCATCATCTCAGTATCAAGCCCGATAAAGAGGATGTGTCCAAACTCATGGCCGATCGTTGAAATTTCATAGACTTTTTTCCAAATTTTTGGCTTTAAAAATAAAATTTCCCTACCAAAATCCAAAAATTCCTTGCTAAAAATTTCAGCCCCAAGCTTCATAAAAGGCTTTGCCTTTGCTCCCTCATAGACGTGATTTACAAAGGCAAAAATTTTCTTACCACATTTTGCACTCACACTCTCATCATTTGGCACGACTTGAGCACTAAAAAGCCCGTTTAGCTCCGCGCCGTAATAGATCATCGGCACGCTTATATAAAGCTGCGTTCTAGCAATATTTTCACTAACTGCTCTGTTTGTCTCAGCGTTATCAAATTTTATCTTTTCGCAAACGCTCTTATAAGTTTTTGTCACTTTTTCTTTAAATTTAAGCTCGTCAATGCCCTCGCTATCAACAAGTCTGATGTCCCACTCAAGTGCGACTGCATGCGTATAGGCATCCTCGTAATACTCTAGCGGATGGCCCGGCTGAAGTGCGCCTTTTACATCCATCCACGCTATCTCGGCTTCTTGCCAAGCATTTATCACCTTTGCATTATCCTCTTCACAAAAGGCGCTTTGTAGCTTTTCGAGGTATTTTACGTAGGATTTTTGCTCGTCATTTTGGGCTAAATTTCTTAAAATTTCAAGATTTTTAGCAAAAACACTTTTAAGCTCTCTAACCTCATCCTTAAAAGCGAGTGCATAAGGCAAAAAGCTAAATTTATCACCTTCTTTTACTACCGCGCCATACGTTCTATCAGCCCTTACGCAGTTAGCGTCACACTGAAATAAGCCGTTTTTAGTAATAAACTCATTTGCCTGGCTTAGATCTTTAAATTTAGCCTCAAACTCTTTATTTGTGGTGTCGATAATACGATCCTGCCATGAAATTTGCCACGCATTTAGACTAAGTCCAAGCTCGTGCATAGCCTGCACAAAGGCTTGGTTAAATGGATCTAAAATTTTCTCTTCTTTGGCCTTTTCTAAAAGCTTAGCGTGCAGATTTTCATATAAATTTCTAACGTAGCCATACATTAAATTTAGCACTCGTTTTTGCTCGTCTTCGCCTAAATTTAGCTTTTTTAGCTCATTTTGAAGCGAATCTACTTTAAGATCTACTATCCTTCTTGCAAGAGCTAGTTTCTCGCTTGGTGTGCCAGAAAGGCCACAAATTTTAACAGCTTCGCTTATGATATCATCGTCTAAATTTTTATAAATAGCATTTAACTTGTTTTTCTGCTCTTTTGTGAGTTCATTTAATCTTTTAAAATCGTTCATTTTTTCATCCCCTGAAGTTGCAAGATTTTAGCATAAAGCCTTAAAATTTGCTACAATCAACCAAAAATTTTAACATCTAAAAGGCAAAAAATGGATATTTTAAAGGATTTTGGTGAGCCACGTATAAAACAAGTTATGTTGCCAAAAGACACAAACTCAGCTGGAAATATTTTTGGTGGCTGGATACTAAGCCAGATCGACCTTGCTGGTGCACAGGCTGCTAGAGAAATTTCTCCTGAACGCGTTGTGACGATTTCTATGAAAGAGATCATTTTCAAGCAACCAGTCTTTGTAGGCGATGTGCTAAGCTGCTACGCAAAGATCATTGCAGTTGGCAAAACATCGATAACAACGCAAATAGAAGTAACCGCTCTTAGGCTAAATCCGGGCGGATATAGAGAAACTATACACGTTACAAGCGCTACCGCAACTTACGTAAGCGTAACAAAAGATGGGCTTAAAAAGCCAATCGATGAGAAGCTAAAACAACTTCATGGATTTTAAAAATTTGGTTGCGATTTATGCAACCAAATTAAAAAATTAATACTACTTTTAAAAATTATTGAAATTCTTAAACTAAAAGCAATATTTTTCAACTTCTTTAAATGCTTTGTGAAGTAAAATCAGGCTCTATACATTTTTGGGAGAAAAATGAAAAAATCACGTCTAGGTCTTTTGCAAACACAAATTTTAGATATCCTAACTCAATCCGAGCTTGATAAATTTGAGTACAAAAACCTTCCAAAAACAAGCATCATCTACGCAGAAGAGATCAAAATCATCATTTTAAAAAGCGGCTGTGCAAAGCTTTCGTTTTTTGAAGATGGGGAAGAATTTATCCTTTACCGTTTGGAAGCAAATAACATTGCTGTTCTTGATGATAACTGCGCTTTTGAAATTTTAGAAGATGCAAAAATTTACTCCATAAACTTAAGCGAAATAAGTGAAATTTTATCAAATGTAAATGTTGTAGATGAAATTTTAAAAGCGGCGTTAAACGCCATTATCGTGCAACGTCAGATCATAAAATCAATACTTTTTGAAGATGCAAAAGGTAGGATTGCAAATTTTTTGATCGAGCTTGCAAAGGAGCAGGATCTAAAACAAAATGGCTATCACTACATATTTTTGCCATTTTCTCTAAAGGTGCTCTCAAGCTTTGTGGGGCTCAAACGCCAAAGCGCTTCAACTGCCTTTAATGAGCTTATAAAAAACGACATCATAAGAAAAATAACGCCACATGAGTTTTTGATCATAGATTACGAAAAGCTCGAAAGTTACACAAACTAAAAATCAAAAATTTTTATAATGGCTAGCAAAGAGTAGCCTTAGAAGATTAGTCTTTGCCAAGAAGCAAAGACTAAAAATTTTTAAGCTTTTTTCTTCATATCGAATTTATTAGCCATAAAGCCAACTAAACCAACAAAGAAAAGTCCGCCACAGATATTACCAAGTGTAACTGGAACTAAGTTTTTACCGATGAAATTTCCCCAGTTTAAAACTTCTAGTTTTTCAGCCGTGATGCCATGTCCTAAAGCTGTAGCTGCAGCAGCGATATCTCCGCCGTTTGCTGCTATATAGTGAGCTTTTGAGATGATGGCTTCAGTGATTATGAACATATTCGCCACGCAGTGCTCCATAGAGCAAGCTACAAATGCGCCGATCATCCACATAATAGCAAAGAATTTACCAGATAGATTGCTCTCACTTGTCGCAGTCCAGACAGACATACAAACAAAGACATTACAAAAAATTCCGCGGATAAATAGCTCATGAAATGGTGCTGTGATCTTGCCAATACCAGCTGGTATAAAGTGCTGCAAGATGTAGCCATCATACTTTAGTGGCAAGCCTGAGTAGTAGTACATATAAGCGATCAATGCGCCGCCAACGAAGTTAAATATCCAAACGATAGCCCAGTATCCGATAGTCTTACCTAGTTTTAGCTTTCCTTCATACGCACTAACACCACTTAAAACAGAGCTTGTAAAAAGATGTCCGCCATAAAAGACAACCATCATAAGACCACAGCTAAATGTGATACCGCCGATAAAATTTGAAAGACCAATAGACTGGTTTTCAGCCATACCAACTGTTGAGTGAGCCCAAAAAATATCACCCATAGCAATAGCAGCTCCAGCCATGATAGCAAGGAAGATAATACTAGTAAGCGGCATATGAGCCTTATGCTCCATAGAGCTTGAGACCGCTTGAGCGGTTTCTGCCGGATTTAACATCACATTCTCCTTTTTATTTTCAATCTCGCACATGAGCCAAGCTCATCTTTGCGACCAAAGTTTAACACTTTGCAAAATCACTAAAGTCAAATCAATGCTTGCGGTTAAAAGTAAATTTTGCCTTTAGCAACTAAAAAGACTAAATTTAGCTATTTGCTAAATTTAACCGACTAAATTTTTATCAATCTCTACAATTCTTAAAAAAGCTTTTCTGGCACTTTTTTTAGCCTGCTCACTTAGTCCTTCTTCAAAATTTAAGACATTTTCGAGCAAGACACTAATGCCAAGAAAAAGCGTCTTTGGGCAAATTTTTCGCAAATAGCTTAAAAGCACTGGCGTTGGAAGATTGTGAGTCGAGTAGATATAGTCTCTATCGTCACTTAGGTCGAAAAACTCTATCTTATCCTCATCAAAGCCGCTCATCGCATCGACTACTATCAAAATATCAGGCGCAAATTCTCTAATAGCTGAGAATTCATTCTCAGGCACATCTTGCCCAAAAAAGACCTTCCACTCTTTTAGCTCGGCCTCTACGATGCGGCCGACTTCGTTACCCACATCATCATCACCACGCATAGGATTACCGATGCAAAGAATGGCCTTTTTCATCAAAAGTCCTTCCTAAGCACGATATATCCCTCTTTTAAATTTGCCAAAATTTCTTTAAGCTTACACTCACAAAGCTGCGGCAAGAGTTTAGCGATATGCTCAGCAAAAATTTCAACTTCAAAATATTTGCTTAAATTTCCGATTTTAAATTTCACGTATTCGCCTGAGTTTTTGATCATCTCGTCAAATTCCTCATCGCTTAGCTCTAAAATTTTCTCGCTAAAATCAATCGTGCCAACGCCATGCCCCACACAAGTGGAGAAAATTTTTATCTCCTTTAGCTCGCGTGGAAGCTTGTCGTTGTCGTCCATATGCCTTTTTGTAAGCTTATAAACTTGTATCATCTCTTACTCCAAACCTCGCTATCAACATCTATCGCAAAGCTTTTATCAGCTTTTGCATATTTTAGATAGACATCATTATGCAAAAGCCCCATGCACTCAGCATATCTAGGATCTTCCTCTTTTTTGATAGCTGTAAGCACAGCCTCTCTTGAAATGCTTGGGTCATGGACATCTTTTGAACATTTGATAGCATTCATATATTTTTCAAAAAGGATTCTACCAAAGATATAGCTCATTAGCCTTCTACTTTCAGCTTGCAAGTCGCGCTCAAACAAGATATCGCCTATGACTGACTTCTCAACTGAAGGTGGCAATGTATTATCTTCCTCATAGCTTTTTTTATGAAGCTTTTGATCTATGATACCAAGAGCCATGCCAAGACCGTAAATAATGCTTGCTGGGTGTGGAGGACAGCCTGGGATATAAACATCGACTGGGATTATCTTATCGATGCCACCCCAAACGCTATAAGCGTCATGGAAAATTCCGCCACTGCTTCCGCACGCACCAAGAGCAACTACGATCTTAGGATCTGGGGTCGCCTCATAAGCACGAAGAAGCGGATAATACATCTGTCTTGTTACAGGACCGGTGCAGAGCAAAATATCAGCGTGTCTTGGGTTTGCAACAAGCTTGAAACCAAAACGCTCAGGATCCCACATCGGTGTAATAGCTGCAAAAATTTCTATCTCACAGCCGTTACAGCTTCCGCAGTCGATCCTATAAACGCTAAAGCTTCTTTTGATATTTTTTAGATGCTCTAACTTTGCAGTTAGATCATTTGCTGTTTTTATGTCCTCTGGGACTTGATATAGACTCATTTTATAGCCTCCTCAATGCCTTTTGTTAGCCTCTCAGCAGATTGATTTTTCTTGCACTCTGGGCAGATATAAAGGTAGTCTTTTGCCTCTTCAAGTCTGCCTGGGAGTAAATTTGCTGTTCCAAGCTTTTCAAGGGTGAAATTTATAAGCCTTTTTGGCGTAAATGGCTTGCCGCAGCATTTGCAAGTTTGCATCTCAAGCTCGCCCCTTTGTATAAGAGCGCTCTTGTCAAATTTAACTGCAAGCTCAAAGCTATCACTTAGGCGAACGGCTCCAGTTGGGCAAACCTCATCGCAGCGTCCGCAAAATATGCAGCGTCCGCAGTCAAATTCCCAAACAAGCTTTGTTTGTTCATCGTTCATCTTAAGCTCTATCGCGTTACTAGGACAAGCGATACCGCAAGCTGCACAACCTATGCAAAGATCGTATGTATAGTTTGGCTGACCACGGAAATTTTCAGGAACAATATATGGCTCAAATGGATAGGCGTATGTCGCCTTTCCATATTTTTCTGTGATGTCAAATAACTTCATCATCTTAAATCCTTCTTACTAACCCCGCCATCTTGACAGAATTTTTTAAGGTCTTTCTCTGTTAAAATTTTGCTCTTTTTAGTCCTTACATCGACTAATGTAACACGCTCTGTACATGAGTAGCAAGGGTCAAGTGAGCAAACGATAAGCGCAGCGTCACTTATGTTGTTTCCTCTAAATTGATACCTTAGGCTTGGCCAGTTGTTATATGTTGCAGCTCTGCATCTCCAGCGATATACTTTTTGAGCACTGCCTTGCATGATCCAGTGAACATTCTCGCCACGTGGTGCTTCATCATGACCAAGTGCAAAATTTTCAGGTTTGATCATAGTCACAGGATCGATCATGATCGGAGTTTGAGGCATTAGCTCAAAGCATTGGCGGATGATGTGGATAGAGCTTTTTAGCTCTTTATATCTAACCATCTCACGAGCAAAAACGTCGCAACCATGCTCAACTGCTACTTCAAATTCTATCTGTTTAAAAAAGTCGTATGGATGATCGTAGCGGTTATCACGTTTAAAGCCAGAGCCTCTCATATTTGGACCAACTGGGCTAAAGTCACGTGCTATTTGGCGATCTAGGATTCCTACACCTTTCCAGCGTCCGATTTGGCGTTTATCTTCCAAAACTGCATCCCAAATTTCTGAAATTTGAATATCAAGTTTATTTATGATCTCGATACCTTTTTTGATCTCGTGGCTTGTCATATCACGTCTTAAGCCGCCCATAACGACATTGCCGTATGTTTTACGTCCACCAGTTACAAGCTGAGCTAGCTCCATAGAGTACTCACGAACTCTAAAGATATGCATGAAAGCGTTGTAATTACCAGTGACCTCACAAGCTAGACCGATATTTAAAAGGTGGCTGTGAAGACGCTCGATCTCAAGACAAATGACGCGTATAGCCTGAGCTCTTAGTGGAATTTCAAGCTTGATAGCTTTTTCTGCAGCTTCGATACACGCAATAGCGTGAGCATAACCACAAATTCCACAAACACGCTCTGCAAGATAGCCCATTTGATCATAGTTCATTCTATTTTCAGCTAGCTTTTCCATACCGCGGTGTTGATAGAACAAGCGGTAGTCAGCGTCTATAATCTCGTCGCCATCGCAGAAAAGTCTAAAGTGACCAGGCTCATCTGAAGTAATATGTAGTGGTCCAAGTGGCACATCAACTACTGCATCACCTGTTGGGAACAAAAACTCAGAATCAGGCTCATCTCTGTGATCAACTGGATCAGGGCGGTAGCGATAATCCATCGCATCTTTTCTAAGTGGGTGAAGTCCGTCTGGCCAGTCATCACTTAAAACTAGACGCCTTTTATCAGGTAAACCTTCGGCCACAAGGCCAAACATATCATAAGTTTCTCTCTCATACCAAACACAAGCTGGCACTAGCGGAGTAACTGATGGAAATGTCGGATCGCTTCCTGGGATAAGAGTTTTAACAGTAATAAAGCACTTATCCTCAGGTGCAAAGTCGTCCGCTTCTGTCATCTTGCTACCTTCCATTGAGATAGCGTAGTAAAGCGCATAGCTGCCATTTATCTGACGCTCGTCGTTTGGTATCATTGTGCTTATAAAGCCGCCGATATCATAGTAAAGCGTCTTAACAGCTAGCGGGAGGTCATTTCTATCGACTAAAACAGTGATCTGATCGTCTGCTTGACGAGTTACCTCTAAAATTTTTACTTTAGTTTTTAGGATTTCTATAAATTTATCGCCTCTCATTTTAAAGCTCCCATCATTATATTAACACCGTTATCCACTAGCGTATAAAAGCTATCTACATGCCATACGCCAAAGATTATGATAAGGGCACAAAGTGCTATAAGAGGTAAATTCTCTAACAAACTCATCTCTTTGTTGTGAACGATCACACCTTTTGGCTCGCCAAAGCTTGCCATGTTAAAGTGTGCAAAGTCAGCTATAAAAATAACTGCAAGTGCAATAGCAAATAGTGCAACTGCGATGTATTGACCGCTTGTGATAGCTCCTACAAATACGTTATATTCACTAACAAATATAGCAAACGCTGGAACACCAACAAGTGAGCAAACAGCCGCGCCAAACATTATAGTGGTGATCGGTGCGATCTTAACCATGCCACCCATCTTACTCATATCTTTATGGCCGTAAATTCTTGCAATATTGCCTGTTGAGCAAAATGCCAAAGCTTTTGTGAAGCTGTGAGCCAAGCAGTGGAATATCGCTGCAAATAGACCAAATTTACCGCCAACACCAAGTGCAAATGCGATAACACCCATGTGAACGATTGAGTGATATGCAAACATTCTTTTTACGTTGTGTTGTCTGATTAGGAAAAATCCCGCTACAAAGAGTGTGATAGTTCCTGAAACGATCATTATGCCCTCAACAAAGCTAAATCCAACAGCTTGAGCTGTGATAGCGTAGTATCTTAAGAGCGCTAGCATCGCACATTTTAAAAGTACGCCTGAAAGCAAAGCTGAGATAGGTGCTGGACCTTCAGCGTGAACGTCTGGTAGCCAAGTGTGAGTTGGAGCAAGACCAGCTTTTGTACCAAAACCAATTAGAGCAAATACAAAGATAAGCTTTGCTGCATCTGGGTTTAAATTTTTAGCATTTGCCATTATGCTTGAAAATAGCATAGAAGCTTCGCCATCTCCTAGAGTGCTAAATGTGGCTGAATATAAAAGAACAGTCGCATAAAGTGCAAATGCTAGGCCGATTGAGCAAAGAACGATGTATTTATAGCCACTTTCTGTTGATTTTTGGTCTTTGTGGATAGCGACCAAAAATACTGAAGCAAGAGTTGTTGCCTCGATAGCTGCCCACATAAACGCAACGTTGTTGCAAATAACGCTTAAAGTCATTGTAAAGATAAATACATGGCTTAGTGCGTAGTATTTTTTAAGATCGTTTAAGTGAATGTGTCCGTCTTCAAGCTCCCATCTCATGTAGTGGATAGAGTAGAAATTTACTATAAATCCAGTTACTGCGATAAGCACCAAGAAAACACAGCCTAAGCTATCTAAAAACAAAAATTTATCAAAACTATAAAAAGTTCCGCTACTTAAGACTTTAAGAACATTGTTAAGTAAAGCCACCGATGTCGCAGCAGAAAACAAAACGTGAAGTCCGCTTAATACCGCATAATTTTTAGGACTCAAAAACAAGACCAAAGCACCAAGGAGCGGTAAGATAAGTATTAAAGCTAAACTATCCATCTCTAACCCCTTAAATTCGAAGCTTTAGAAGTATCTAAGCTATCATAAGCTTTATAAAATCTAATCGCTAAGACGCTCATGATGATAACGGCAAATATCGCATCTGTTAAAATTCCAAGCTCGACTAACTCATGTGAGTTATAAGCCATTAGAGCGAGGCTTAGGTGGATGCCGTTTTCAAACAAGCAGTAAGCTAGAATTTGTTTTATAAATGAGTTTCTTAGCATGAAGCCAAAAATTCCCATCATAAAGACGGTTCCAGCTGCGATAAGCATGATCTCTTCTTTGATAAGAGAGAATTTTAAAAATATAGGGTGGATACTCATTGAAAGAGCTAGAGAAAATCCCATAGCAATAACAGGACTTACAAAAAATCCACCAACTGGCTCATCTTCGCTAACTACGCCAAGTTTTTTGATAAGCCAGAATAAAATTCCTGGCACAAGCAAAACTTTGGTAAAAAAGGCAACTATCGCCCAAGTTTTGAGCTGTTCGGCGTTAAATTTCTCAGATAGCAAGAAAAATATGCTAACTAAAAGTAGTGTCTCAATCGCATAAGCGATGATTGAGAGTTTTAAGCTTCTAAGACCAAAAACCGCAAGCGAAGTTACGATCATGCAAATGGCTAAAATATCAAGTGTTTGCATCTCACACTCCTACTACATAAAGTGTTAGTGCAACAAACGAGATAGCAAGTGCACCAAGCGCATTTTTGCGTAAAGATGAAGTCATTTTAAAGCGTGGTCCAAAGTTGTCTATAAAGACAGCTGCTACATAAAATACTCCAGTTTTTATCACAAAAACGATAATAGCTAAGAAAGGATTGCTAAAATTCCATGGCTCAAATATAGTTAGGAAAAGTCCGATCATAGCAAACTGTTTTAATATAAGTGATGCTTGAACTAAACCAAGGTCGCTACCTGCATACTCGCCAAGCAAGCCTTCTTGAAGCTCTTGCTCAGCTTCAGCTACGTCAAATGGTTTTCTGCCAGTCTCAACGTACATGCACCATAAAAATGCGATAGAAGCTACGGCAAAACTTGGGATTTGATATCCGATAACACCAGTTTTTACCATCTCTTGGATCTCAATTAAATTTGATGTTTTAGCTGCAAGCATTACTACGATTAGGCACATGATCATAACTGGCTCGACATATACACCCAGCATTTGCTCTCTGCCGCCGCCTGTTGCTGCAAATGGGTTGCCGCTATCCATTGAAGCTGCACCAAATACAAATCTAAGCAATGCGCCAAGATAAAGGATCACAAATATATCTGAATATGCTCCAAAAACAGTGTCTTTGCTATATGTTATAGGTATAGCAGCTAGCACTGCAGCTGAAGTTGCAAAAAGGAAAAATGGAGCCCATCTAAATACCCAGTGAGAGCACTCAGGGACGGTTCTTCCTCTTCTAAAGAGTTTTATAATATCGCGATATGTTTGAAAGAAATCGCTACCTTGTTTTGATTGAAGTCTAGCTCTTAGTTTTCTTGCCATACCATCAAACAAAGGAGCTACCAAAACGATAACGACTACTTGAAATATCATTAAAAGTATAGTTTGCATTTTCGTCTCCTAAACTAAAAAGTAGCCCACAGCAAGTATGGCACATAAATAAACTAGAATATAAAGTGTATATATGTTTGTATATCCGCTTTGAACAATGCCTAGTTTATCGGCAAATTTCATACACCATTTAATGACTGGCTCATAAAACATTCCCCACCAGATATCTTTTGGATGGTTG
This portion of the Campylobacter concisus genome encodes:
- a CDS encoding formate hydrogenlyase complex iron-sulfur subunit, with the protein product MMKLFDITEKYGKATYAYPFEPYIVPENFRGQPNYTYDLCIGCAACGIACPSNAIELKMNDEQTKLVWEFDCGRCIFCGRCDEVCPTGAVRLSDSFELAVKFDKSALIQRGELEMQTCKCCGKPFTPKRLINFTLEKLGTANLLPGRLEEAKDYLYICPECKKNQSAERLTKGIEEAIK
- a CDS encoding NADH-quinone oxidoreductase subunit C produces the protein MRGDKFIEILKTKVKILEVTRQADDQITVLVDRNDLPLAVKTLYYDIGGFISTMIPNDERQINGSYALYYAISMEGSKMTEADDFAPEDKCFITVKTLIPGSDPTFPSVTPLVPACVWYERETYDMFGLVAEGLPDKRRLVLSDDWPDGLHPLRKDAMDYRYRPDPVDHRDEPDSEFLFPTGDAVVDVPLGPLHITSDEPGHFRLFCDGDEIIDADYRLFYQHRGMEKLAENRMNYDQMGYLAERVCGICGYAHAIACIEAAEKAIKLEIPLRAQAIRVICLEIERLHSHLLNIGLACEVTGNYNAFMHIFRVREYSMELAQLVTGGRKTYGNVVMGGLRRDMTSHEIKKGIEIINKLDIQISEIWDAVLEDKRQIGRWKGVGILDRQIARDFSPVGPNMRGSGFKRDNRYDHPYDFFKQIEFEVAVEHGCDVFAREMVRYKELKSSIHIIRQCFELMPQTPIMIDPVTMIKPENFALGHDEAPRGENVHWIMQGSAQKVYRWRCRAATYNNWPSLRYQFRGNNISDAALIVCSLDPCYSCTERVTLVDVRTKKSKILTEKDLKKFCQDGGVSKKDLR
- a CDS encoding hydrogenase 4 subunit F produces the protein MDSLALILILPLLGALVLFLSPKNYAVLSGLHVLFSAATSVALLNNVLKVLSSGTFYSFDKFLFLDSLGCVFLVLIAVTGFIVNFYSIHYMRWELEDGHIHLNDLKKYYALSHVFIFTMTLSVICNNVAFMWAAIEATTLASVFLVAIHKDQKSTESGYKYIVLCSIGLAFALYATVLLYSATFSTLGDGEASMLFSSIMANAKNLNPDAAKLIFVFALIGFGTKAGLAPTHTWLPDVHAEGPAPISALLSGVLLKCAMLALLRYYAITAQAVGFSFVEGIMIVSGTITLFVAGFFLIRQHNVKRMFAYHSIVHMGVIAFALGVGGKFGLFAAIFHCLAHSFTKALAFCSTGNIARIYGHKDMSKMGGMVKIAPITTIMFGAAVCSLVGVPAFAIFVSEYNVFVGAITSGQYIAVALFAIALAVIFIADFAHFNMASFGEPKGVIVHNKEMSLLENLPLIALCALIIIFGVWHVDSFYTLVDNGVNIMMGALK
- the hyfE gene encoding hydrogenase 4 membrane subunit, with the protein product MQTLDILAICMIVTSLAVFGLRSLKLSIIAYAIETLLLVSIFFLLSEKFNAEQLKTWAIVAFFTKVLLVPGILFWLIKKLGVVSEDEPVGGFFVSPVIAMGFSLALSMSIHPIFLKFSLIKEEIMLIAAGTVFMMGIFGFMLRNSFIKQILAYCLFENGIHLSLALMAYNSHELVELGILTDAIFAVIIMSVLAIRFYKAYDSLDTSKASNLRG
- a CDS encoding respiratory chain complex I subunit 1 family protein; its protein translation is MQTILLMIFQVVVIVLVAPLFDGMARKLRARLQSKQGSDFFQTYRDIIKLFRRGRTVPECSHWVFRWAPFFLFATSAAVLAAIPITYSKDTVFGAYSDIFVILYLGALLRFVFGAASMDSGNPFAATGGGREQMLGVYVEPVMIMCLIVVMLAAKTSNLIEIQEMVKTGVIGYQIPSFAVASIAFLWCMYVETGRKPFDVAEAEQELQEGLLGEYAGSDLGLVQASLILKQFAMIGLFLTIFEPWNFSNPFLAIIVFVIKTGVFYVAAVFIDNFGPRFKMTSSLRKNALGALAISFVALTLYVVGV